A genomic region of Lates calcarifer isolate ASB-BC8 unplaced genomic scaffold, TLL_Latcal_v3 _unitig_888_quiver_1555, whole genome shotgun sequence contains the following coding sequences:
- the LOC108880283 gene encoding cytosolic sulfotransferase 2-like has translation MQLPPRPTLFDFHGVSMTRCFTDNWDNVQNFQARPDDILIATYPKGGTTWVSYILDQLYFGKMCPERQTSVPLHERVPFLEICIPSLPTGKDLADQLPTTPRLIKTHLPVQLVPKSFWEQNCRIVYVARNAKDSAVSYFHFGRMNHVQPEPGDWSTFLQNYIEGNMVFGPWYDHVNGWWKKKQAYSNLHYMFYEDLIEDSGREIDKLCSFLGLSPSPEEREKVITGSKFDNMKQNKMANFSSVPMMDQKVSPFMRKGKVGDWKNHFTVAQNEEFDEDYKQKMKDPTLKFRTEV, from the exons ATGCAGCTGCCACCTCGACCAACGTTGTTTGACTTCCATGGAGTCTCCATGACCAGATGCTTCACTGACAACTGGGACAATGTACAAAACTTCCAAGCGAGACCAGATGATATTCTTATAGCTACTTATCCAAAAGGAG GGACCACATGGGTCTCCTACATCCTGGACCAGCTGTATTTTGGCAAGATGTGTCCTGAGCGTCAGACATCCGTCCCTCTTCATGAGAGAGTCCCCTTCCTGGAAATCTGCATACCGTCTCTGCCCACAG GTAAAGACTTGGCAGACCAGCTTCCCACCACTCCTCGTCTCATTAAAACTCATCTGCCAGTCCAGCTTGTACCCAAATCCTTCTGGGAGCAGAACTGCAGG ATAGTCTATGTGGCCCGTAATGCAAAGGACAGCGCAGTGTCCTACTTCCACTTTGGTCGCATGAACCATGTTCAGCCAGAACCAGGAGACTGGAGCACCTTTCTACAGAATTACATTGAGGGAAACA TGGTGTTTGGACCGTGGTATGACCATGTGAATGGCTGGTGGAAGAAGAAACAGGCATATTCCAATCTTCACTACATGTTCTATGAAGATCTGATTGAG GACTCCGGACGAGAGATAGACAAACTCTGTTCCTTCCTTGGTTTGTCTCCTTCAcctgaggagagggaaaaagtcATAACTGGATCAAAGTTCgacaacatgaaacaaaacaaaatggccaACTTTTCCAGTGTCCCAATGATGGATCAGAAAGTGTCTCCTTTCATGAGAAAAG GGAAAGTTGGTGACTGGAAAAACCATTTCACTGTGGCCCAGAATGAAGAGTTTGATGAAGACTACAAGCAGAAAATGAAGGATCCAACACTGAAGTTTCGTACTGAAGTTTAG
- the LOC108880285 gene encoding cytosolic sulfotransferase 3, with protein MRECREGLDFRITSGTEPTITVETVMQQGEKGRQILVWENYNRTIGEEKSSTNTAEKPAEISMSLTPDKMDLPPRPELFDFHGVSMTHYFTDNWENIQNFQARPDDILIATYPKAGTTWVSYILDLLYFGETSPERQTSIPIYERVPFLDIAFPSMDTGKDLVDKLPTSPRLIKTHFPVQFVPKSFWEQNCRIIYVARNAKDNMVSFFHFDRMNKVEPEAGDWNSYFQRFLEGKMVFGSWYDHVNNWWKKKETYSNLHYMFFEDMIEDTGREIDKLCNFLGLSKSAEDKKLITGGVQFDNMKKNSMANYSTFSAMDFKVSPFMRKGKVGDWKNHFTVAQNEEFDEDYKRKMKDPTLQFRTEL; from the exons ATGAGGGAGTGCAGGGAGGGGCTGGACTTTCGCATAACATCTGGGACCGAGCCTACAATCACAGTGGAGACTGTTATGCAACAAGGGGAGAAAGGGAGGCAAATACTAGTCTGGGAAAATTACAATAGGACAATAGGAGAGGAGAAAAGCTCCACAAATACAGCAGAGAAACCAGCAGAGATCAGCATGTCACTTACTCCAGACAAG aTGGATTTACCTCCTCGTCCAGAGCTGTTTGATTTCCATGGAGTTTCAATGACTCACTATTTCACAGACAACTGGGAGAACATTCAAAACTTCCAAGCCAGGCCAGATGATATACTTATTGCAACATACCCAAAAGCAG gaaCCACCTGGGTCTCCTACATCCTTGACCTACTGTATTTTGGTGAGACCTCTCCAGAGCGTCAGACATCCATCCCTATCTATGAAAGAGTGCCTTTCTTGGATATCGCCTTCCCGTCTATGGATACAG GAAAAGACCTGGTGGACAAGCTCCCCACCTCCCCACGACTCATTAAAACCCATTTCCCAGTCCAGTTCGTGCCAAAGTCCTTTTGGGAACAAAACTGCAGG ATAATCTATGTGGCCCGCAATGCCAAAGACAACATGGTGTCTTTTTTCCACTTTGATCGCATGAACAAGGTTGAGCCAGAGGCTGGAGACTGGAACAGCTACTTCCAGAGATTCTTAGAGGGAAAGA TGGTGTTTGGGTCCTGGTATGACCATGTGAACAACTGgtggaagaagaaagagacgTATTCAAACCTCCATTACATGTTCTTTGAGGATATGATTGAG GATACCGGGCGGGAAATAGATAAACTCTGCAACTTTCTCGGCTTGTCTAAGTCAGCTGAGGACAAGAAACTAATAACAGGTGGAGTGCAGTTTGATAACATGAAAAAGAACAGCATGGCCAACTATTCTACGTTCTCAGCCATGGATTTCAAAGTTTCTCCCTTCATGAGGAAAG GGAAAGTTGGTGACTGGAAAAACCATTTCACTGTGGCCCAGAATGAAGAGTTTGATGAAGACTacaagaggaagatgaaggacCCCACTCTTCAGTTCCGCACTGAACTTTGA